GGCGCCGGCGCCCACGGCAAGCTCAGCCACCCGGACGGGCGCATCGTGCGCACCTGGAAGACCCGTCTGCCCAAGGACTACCTCAACCCGGCAAAAAGCTTCAAGGCCGGCGAAAAGGCCCTGGCCGACGACGAGCTGCCGTTCGAGTTCCTGATGAACGCCCTGCGCCTGACCGAGGGCGTCGAGGCGCAGCTCTACCCGGAACGCACCGGGCTGCCCCTGGAAAGCCTCGCCGAAGGCCGTCGCGAGGCCGAACAAAGCGGCCTGTTGCAGGTCGAACCGTCACGCCTGGCCGCCACCCCGCGTGGCCAGCTCTTCCTCAACGACTTGCTGCAGAAATTTCTGAGCTGATTTCAGCCCTAAGGGAAACCACATGGATTTGATACTCGACCTGCTCGCCACCGTGTCCCGCTGGAGCCGCAGCAACCTTTCGGAAATCTCCCTGGCCCTCGTGGGTTGCCTGCTGGTGCTGTTCGGCGCGGATATCAAGGGCTGGGTCGAAGCCCGCCTGGGCGGCCTCGCCGGTGCCCTGCGCGTGCCGATGATGGCGCTGCTGTGCATGATCGGCAGCGGCGCGGCGCTGATCTACGCCACGCCCTGGATCGTCCGCGGCCTGAGCCAGTTCAACAATTACAGCCTGGCGCCGGTGCTGCTGGTGGTGCTGGTGTTGATCGGCGTGGTGGCGGACCGCCGCTGACCTGATCGCGGGCGAGCCTCGCTCCTACAGGGATCACGCCGTACCTGTAGGAGCGAAGCTTGCTCGCGATGAACGATAACGCGACATCCAGACAGGCCGCGGGACTCCCATCGCGGGCACTTCGGATCACCGCCCACTCGCGCCTACAGAACGCAGGGATGCATGAAATATGAGTAAGAAACGACTGGACGACACCAGCAAATTCCTCAGCTACGTGCTGCGCCATGAACCCCAGGCGATCGGCCTTGAGCTGGACAGCGAAGGCTGGGCCAGGATCGATGCCTTGATCGACGGCGCCGCCCGCGAAGGACGCCAACTGACGCCCGAGCTGATCGCCGAGGTGGTGGCCAGCAACGACAAGAAGCGCTTCGCCCTGTCCGCAGACCAGCAGCGCATCCGCGCCGTGCAAGGCCACTCCAGCGCCAGCGTGAACCTGCAACTCGCTGAAAAGCAGCCCCCGGCCGTGCTCTATCACGGCACCGCCAGCCGGTTCATGGCGTCGATCGACGAGAAAGGCCTGATCCCAGGCTCGCGCCATCACGTGCACCTGTCACAGGACATGGCGACGGCCGAGGCGGTGGGCCAGCGATACGGGAAGGTGGTGATACTCAAGGTCGCCGCACAGGACATGCAGGCGCAGGGCTTCAAGTTCTATCAGGCCGAGAACGGGGTCTGGCTGACCGACCACGTTCCCGTCGATTTCCTCTCGCCCCTGTAGGAGCGAAGCTTGCTCGCGATAGCGGACTTCGCTGCGTCGACTTTTCAGCCTGGCAGCTGATCGCGAGCAATCGAGCATCCAGCGGATGCTCCTACACAGCAGGGCTCAGGCCAGCTTTTCGAACTTCAGATCCCACACCCCATGCCCCAGGCGCTCGCCGCGGCGCTCGAACTTGGTGATCGGGCGTTCGGCCGGGCGTGGCACGCACTTGCCGTCTTCGGCCAGGTTGCGGTAACCCGGCGCGACATTCATCACTTCCAGCATGTACTCGGCATACGGCTCCCAGTCGGTGGCCATGTGCAGGATGCCGCCGACCTTGAGCTTGCTGCGCACCAGCTCGGCAAAAGACGCCTGGACGATACGGCGCTTGTGGTGACGGCTCTTGTGCCACGGATCGGGGAAAAACAGCATCAGGCGATCCAGGCTGTTATCGGCGATGCAGCGGTTGAGCACTTCGATCGCATCGCAATCGTAGACCCGCAGGTTGGTCAGGCCCTGAGTCAGCACGCCGTTGAGCAGCGCGCCAACACCCGGACGGTGCACTTCCACACCGATGAAATCCTGCTCCGGCGCAGCCGCAGCCATTTCCAGCAGCGAAT
This portion of the Pseudomonas sp. MRSN 12121 genome encodes:
- a CDS encoding DUF3392 domain-containing protein; its protein translation is MDLILDLLATVSRWSRSNLSEISLALVGCLLVLFGADIKGWVEARLGGLAGALRVPMMALLCMIGSGAALIYATPWIVRGLSQFNNYSLAPVLLVVLVLIGVVADRR
- a CDS encoding RNA 2'-phosphotransferase, with amino-acid sequence MSKKRLDDTSKFLSYVLRHEPQAIGLELDSEGWARIDALIDGAAREGRQLTPELIAEVVASNDKKRFALSADQQRIRAVQGHSSASVNLQLAEKQPPAVLYHGTASRFMASIDEKGLIPGSRHHVHLSQDMATAEAVGQRYGKVVILKVAAQDMQAQGFKFYQAENGVWLTDHVPVDFLSPL
- the trmB gene encoding tRNA (guanosine(46)-N7)-methyltransferase TrmB, whose amino-acid sequence is MTESNDTPIQPEAGDERQHRRIKSFVMRAGRMTEGQQRGLEQGAPLYVLPLADAPVDFDQVFGRSAPRSLEIGFGMGHSLLEMAAAAPEQDFIGVEVHRPGVGALLNGVLTQGLTNLRVYDCDAIEVLNRCIADNSLDRLMLFFPDPWHKSRHHKRRIVQASFAELVRSKLKVGGILHMATDWEPYAEYMLEVMNVAPGYRNLAEDGKCVPRPAERPITKFERRGERLGHGVWDLKFEKLA